The Thermoplasmata archaeon genomic sequence CGGCGCCTTCATCGCCGAGGACGCGACGACGTGCCCGAAGTGCGGCGTCGAGTTCGAGAAGGACATGGCGAAGTGCTCGAACTGCCAGGCGTGGATCCCCGTCGACGTGAAACAGTGTCCGGAGTGCGGCGTCGAGTTCGCCACGGGCGAGCTCGAGATGGCGGATTACCAGCAGAAGATGCGCCTTCAGTACGACGAGGTCGTCGGACGGTTCAAGGAAGAAGGCTCTCGGCAGCTGGGCCGCAGCCTCTCGGAGAGCGAGTTCCAGGAGTGGTGGCGCAAGCAGCCGACCTTCCTGACGTACGAGGACTGGCTCCGGGAGGAAGAGGAGATGCGCAAGATGGGCTCGCGGCCGTGCCCCACCTGCGGCACGCTCAACTCCGTCACGGCACGGGTGTGCCACAAGTGCGGCTCGCTCATGCGGGACCAGCGCCCGCCCAGCGGTGGCGGCGGGGCCGTCGTCGCGGCCGCGCCCCGGAGGCCCTCGGCTCCCGGACCCGGCACCTCGGAAGGGCAGGGACCGCAGGCCGCGCCCTACGGCGCCCCTCCCGGGACCCCGCCGGCCACAACCGGGCGGCGGTTGTTCCAGAAGTCCGCTGGGGCTCCGCCCGTCGTCCAGAAGCGTGTCGTCAA encodes the following:
- a CDS encoding zinc ribbon domain-containing protein, which translates into the protein GAFIAEDATTCPKCGVEFEKDMAKCSNCQAWIPVDVKQCPECGVEFATGELEMADYQQKMRLQYDEVVGRFKEEGSRQLGRSLSESEFQEWWRKQPTFLTYEDWLREEEEMRKMGSRPCPTCGTLNSVTARVCHKCGSLMRDQRPPSGGGGAVVAAAPRRPSAPGPGTSEGQGPQAAPYGAPPGTPPATTGRRLFQKSAGAPPVVQKRVVKKPLGEGQEGTEGAESQSGSEKSEEDL